A genome region from Macrobrachium rosenbergii isolate ZJJX-2024 chromosome 42, ASM4041242v1, whole genome shotgun sequence includes the following:
- the LOC136827895 gene encoding rhodopsin-like: MSWNNEPDYYLPSTNPFGNVTVVDMAPKEILHMIDAHWYQYPPLNPLWYALVGMWVGVMGCLSIAGNFVVIWVFMNTKSLRTPANLLVVNLAISDFLMMFTMFPPMMITCYWRAWTLGAFFCEVYGFMGSLFGCVSIWSMVWITLDRYNVIVKGVSGTPLSSKGALMRILGTWVASIAWCLPPFFGWNRYVPEGNMTACGTDYLTEDAVSHSYLYIYSVWVYLLPLFLNIYLYTFIIKAVANHEKQMREQAKKMGVKSLRSEESQKTSAECRLAKVALMTVSLWFVAWTPYFIINWSGMLKKDMVSPVYTIWGSVFAKANAVYNPIVYAISHPKYRAALEKKLPCLACTTEGNNDTVSETVSAAPTEKAESS; this comes from the coding sequence ATGTCGTGGAATAATGAACCAGACTACTACCTCCCTTCCACCAACCCCTTTGGGAATGTTACGGTGGTCGATATGGCACCAAAGGAGATCCTTCATATGATTGATGCTCACTGGTACCAGTATCCTCCTCTGAATCCATTGTGGTATGCTTTGGTAGGAATGTGGGTTGGAGTCATGGGGTGTCTTTCCATTGCTGGTAACTTCGTTGTCATCTGGGTATTCATGAATACCAAGTCTCTTCGTACTCCAGCTAACTTGCTTGTTGTCAACTTGGCCATCTCTGATTTCCTGATGATGTTCACCATGTTCCCACCCATGATGATTACCTGCTACTGGCGTGCATGGACTCTTGGTGCATTCTTCTGCGAAGTCTATGGGTTCATGGGATCTCTTTTCGGCTGTGTCTCAATCTGGTCCATGGTTTGGATCACCCTTGATCGTTACAATGTCATCGTTAAGGGTGTTTCTGGAACCCCTCTCTCTAGCAAAGGAGCCCTTATGAGAATTTTGGGAACCTGGGTTGCTAGCATTGCCTGGTGCCTTCCTCCATTCTTTGGCTGGAACCGCTATGTACCAGAAGGCAACATGACTGCTTGTGGTACTGACTATCTTACTGAGGATGCCGTCTCTCACTCTTACCTGTACATCTACTCTGTCTGGGTATATCTGCTCCCTCTGTTCTTAAACATCTATCTGTACACCTTTATCATCAAGGCTGTTGCCAACCACGAGAAACAGATGCGAGAACAGGCCAAGAAGATGGGTGTCAAGTCTCTCAGGAGTGAAGAGAGCCAGAAGACCTCTGCTGAATGCCGTCTTGCCAAGGTCGCCCTCATGACTGTGTCCCTGTGGTTCGTTGCATGGACACCCTATTTCATCATCAACTGGAGCGGAATGCTCAAGAAAGACATGGTCTCTCCTGTATACACCATCTGGGGTTCCGTATTCGCCAAGGCCAATGCTGTGTACAATCCAATTGTGTATGCTATCAGTCATCCCAAATACCGTGCAGCCCTCGAGAAGAAGTTGCCATGCCTGGCATGCACTACTGAGGGTAATAATGACACAGTTAGCGAAACCGTCTCTGCCGCTCCCACCGAAAAGGCTGAGTCTTCTTAA